From a region of the Syngnathus typhle isolate RoL2023-S1 ecotype Sweden linkage group LG12, RoL_Styp_1.0, whole genome shotgun sequence genome:
- the LOC133163660 gene encoding lys-63-specific deubiquitinase BRCC36-like: MAVSAVHLEWDAFLVCMNHALSTEKEEVMGLCIGEVELTRVVHIHSVIILRRSDKRKDRVEISPEQLSAASTEAERLADMTGKPMRVVGWYYSHPHITVWPSHVDVRTQAMYQMLDQGFVGLIFSCFIEGKYTKTGRVLYTCFQSTQAQKGSDYECLEIPIHVVPRETIGKVCLESAVELPRILCQEEQDTYRKIHSLAHLDPVTKIHNGSVFTKNLCSQMSAVSGPLLQWLEDRLEQNKQIIAELEREKERLTQELSAL, encoded by the coding sequence ATGGCAGTCAGTGCGGTTCATCTAGAGTGGGACGCCTTCCTGGTGTGTATGAATCACGCGTTGAGCACAGAGAAAGAAGAAGTGATGGGTTTGTGTATCGGAGAGGTAGAACTCACCAGGGTCGTCCACATACACTCCGTCATCATCCTCCGCCGGTCGGACAAGAGGAAGGACCGGGTGGAGATCTCCCCGGAGCAGCTGTCTGCCGCCTCCACGGAGGCCGAGAGGCTGGCCGACATGACAGGCAAGCCGATGCGAGTGGTTGGCTGGTACTACTCCCATCCGCACATCACCGTGTGGCCCTCGCACGTCGATGTCCGGACTCAGGCAATGTACCAAATGCTGGATCAGGGCTTCGTGGGCCTCATCTTCTCCTGCTTCATCGAGGGCAAATACACCAAGACGGGCCGCGTTCTGTACACCTGCTTCCAGTCGACCCAGGCCCAAAAGGGTTCCGACTACGAGTGTCTGGAAATCCCGATTCACGTTGTCCCGCGCGAGACCATCGGTAAAGTGTGCCTGGAGTCGGCCGTGGAGCTCCCGCGGATTCTGTGTCAAGAGGAGCAGGATACGTACCGGAAGATCCACAGCCTGGCCCACTTGGACCCGGTCACCAAGATCCACAACGGGTCTGTATTCACCAAGAACTTGTGCAGCCAGATGTCAGCAGTGAGCGGACCGCTGCTGCAGTGGCTGGAGGATCGCCTGGAGCAGAACAAGCAGATCATCGCGGAGCTGGAGCGGGAGAAGGAGAGACTGACGCAGGAGCTGAGTGCCCTCTGA